In the Spirochaetota bacterium genome, TCGGGGCCTGCGGTAATTAACCCCTCATCCCCCGGCCCCTTCTCCCATTAAAAAATGAAAAAAGGAGAAGGGGGGTAATTTTAATCTCCTTAATTTAGAAACCCTCTCCTTTATACCAAGCTTAATGGGAGAGGGTGCCCCGGAGGGGCGGGTGAGGGTGTAAAGATATTCAAAACCGGGATGTGGTCTATTATCCTCAATTTAAAAAAAAAGCTTGCCATCATACCCCCCGCTTATAAAAAGCCCTAACTGGTAATACCCGCATGGTATGGCCTCGTAAATCAATGCCGATGGATGTCAGATGGAAAAAATACGCAATATCGCAATAATAGCCCACGTTGACCACGGGAAGACGACCCTGGTCGATGAGATGCTCAAGCAGTCAGGGACCTTCCGCTCCAATGAAAGGATCGAGGAGCGGATAATGGACTCCAACGACCTCGAGAAAGAGCGGGGCATAACCATATTCTCCAAGAACGCTTCATTCTTTTACAAGGATTACAAGATAAACATCGTCGATACCCCAGGCCACGCGGATTTCGGCGGCGAGGTCCAGCGGGTCCTTGACATGGTCGACTCGGTGCTCCTGGTCGTCGACGCCTTCGAGGGCACCATGCCCCAAACCAAGTATGTGCTCAAGAAGTCTCTCGAGTTTGGCCACCGGCCCATTGTCGTGGTGAACAAGATCGACAGACCCAACTGCCGGCCTGAGCAGGTCGTGGACATGGTCTTCGACCTCTTCATCGAGCTCAACGCCACGGACGAGCAGCTCGATTTCCCGGTCATCTTCGCCTCTGCTAAAAATGGCGATTCGCACTACAAGCTCTATGACGAGCACAACGACATGGTGCCCCTGTTCGAGACCATCATCAGGCACGTGCAGGCCCCCGGCGGGGACGCCACGCTTGATTCGCAGTTCCTCATTTCAGCCGTGGAATACGACAACTATATCGGCAAGATAGGGACCGGGAAGATCCATAACGGCGTCATCAGGGCCGGGGACGAGGTCACCCTTATCAAGCAGAAGGGCGGCGAGCCTGTAAAGGGCAAGATCACGAAGCTGTTCGAATACAGGGGCCTTAAAAAAGCTGAAATACAGGAAGCTTCGGCAGGCGACGTCGTGGCCATCGCCGGCTTCGACAAGATAGACCTCGGCGACACCATAGCCGGCGGCGACGATCCCAGGGCGCTTCCCTCGGTCAAGATCGACGAGCCCACCATCGCCATCACATTCCAGATCAACGATTCCCCCTTTCTCGGCAGGGAGGGAAAGTATGTCACCTCGCGGCATATATGGGAGCGCCTCGAGCGTGAGCTTGAAACCAACGTGAGCCTGGTCATAGAGCGGTCCGAGAACAAGGACTCCTTCACCGTGAAGGGCCGCGGCGAGCTCCAACTTTCTATCCTTATAGAAAACATGCGCAGGGAAGGGTACGAGTTCCAGGTCTCCAGGCCCCAGGTCATATACAAGGAGATCGACGGCGAGATCCATGAGCCGATGGAGCTGGCCCTCATAGACGTAGGGGACGAGTTCTCCGGCGTGGTGATCGAGAAGCTGGGCAAGCGGCGGGGCGAGCTCGTCAGCATGAACCAGGGGAGCGACGGGTACACGCGCCTCGAGCTGAAGGTGCCTTCCCGGGGCCTCATCGGATTCCGCGGCGAGTTCCTGACCGATACCCGCGGCACCGGCATCCTTAACCATATCTTTGACGGATACGCCCCCTTCAAGGGCGCTATACCGTCGCGGAACCGCGGGGTCCTGGTGGCCATGGAGGACGGCCTGTCCAACGCCTATGCCCTCGACAACCTCCAGGACCGGGGAACCCTCTTCATTGGCTCCGGCGTTCCCGTGTACGAGGGAATGATCATCGGCGAGAACAGCAGGGAAAACGACATGGAGGTGAATCCCTGCAAGACGAAAAAGCTCACCAACATGCGGGCATCCGGGTCGGACGAGGCCATCCGCATCACCCCGCCGCGCCTCTTTTCGCTGGAGCAGGCCATCGAGTTCATCGATGATGACGAGCTCCTCGAGATCACGCCGAAAAGCGTGCGCATGAGGAAGCGCCTCCTCGGGGCCCTGGACAGGAAACGGTCGGACAAGTATAAGGCATATGACGACCGGAAACGAGCCTGAATCCCGGCGCAATCCCAAATTATTTATTGACACCCGATAAAATGATCATAGACTAATCCACGTAACATGTAAACAGGTTCTTCTCCCATGACAAGGGAGAGGGATCGTCCACTTCTTTTTTCAGTGAATGAATTGTTGAAGCGATTCTAAAGCGGAGCTAAAAGCAGGTCCGCTTTATCTGCGATGGCAACGAATGGGCAAAATCAGTGAAAATTCAAAAAAATTTTCATGATATAGTCATTCTTGCAGTATATTATATAATGGTATAGAGGGCCCTATGCGTTCCCCAAGAGCGGTATCATACATCCTTGCGATCATTGCGATATCGTGCACTCTCGTTCTGTTTTCACAGCCGGCGCAGCTCGCGTGGCAGAGGATCTTCGGCGGTGAGGACTTTATGGGAGGG is a window encoding:
- the typA gene encoding translational GTPase TypA, translated to MEKIRNIAIIAHVDHGKTTLVDEMLKQSGTFRSNERIEERIMDSNDLEKERGITIFSKNASFFYKDYKINIVDTPGHADFGGEVQRVLDMVDSVLLVVDAFEGTMPQTKYVLKKSLEFGHRPIVVVNKIDRPNCRPEQVVDMVFDLFIELNATDEQLDFPVIFASAKNGDSHYKLYDEHNDMVPLFETIIRHVQAPGGDATLDSQFLISAVEYDNYIGKIGTGKIHNGVIRAGDEVTLIKQKGGEPVKGKITKLFEYRGLKKAEIQEASAGDVVAIAGFDKIDLGDTIAGGDDPRALPSVKIDEPTIAITFQINDSPFLGREGKYVTSRHIWERLERELETNVSLVIERSENKDSFTVKGRGELQLSILIENMRREGYEFQVSRPQVIYKEIDGEIHEPMELALIDVGDEFSGVVIEKLGKRRGELVSMNQGSDGYTRLELKVPSRGLIGFRGEFLTDTRGTGILNHIFDGYAPFKGAIPSRNRGVLVAMEDGLSNAYALDNLQDRGTLFIGSGVPVYEGMIIGENSRENDMEVNPCKTKKLTNMRASGSDEAIRITPPRLFSLEQAIEFIDDDELLEITPKSVRMRKRLLGALDRKRSDKYKAYDDRKRA